The Salvia miltiorrhiza cultivar Shanhuang (shh) chromosome 1, IMPLAD_Smil_shh, whole genome shotgun sequence genome has a window encoding:
- the LOC131018706 gene encoding uncharacterized protein LOC131018706, producing MPKSKRNRPVTLSKTKKKGKEHKENVLNTIRDAVDKYESAYVFAFENMRNLKFKGFKEKLKSSSRFFLGSNKVMQVALGRSASDEIRPGLHKISKLLRGDTGLFLTNLPKEEVKRIFDEYEDYDFARTGTVATEKVELNEGPLDQFTHEMEPFLRKQGMPVRLNKGVVELVSDFVVCEEGKQLSPESSRILRLLGIKMATFKLNLICRWSSDDFEIYREGLEDSDIESS from the exons ATGCCCAAATCAAAGCGCAATCGCCCAG TCACTCTGTCAAAGACAAAGAAGAAGGGAAAGGAGCACAAAGAAAACGTGTTGAATACGATACGCGATGCCGTTGACAAGTACGAGTCTGCCTATGTTTTTGCTTTCGAAAACATGAGGAATCTCAAGTTCAAGGGTTTTAAAGAGAAGTTGAAGTCTTCAAGCAG ATTTTTTCTTGGATCAAACAAAGTTATGCAAGTTGCATTAGGTAGGTCTGCTTCTGATGAGATTAGACCGGGCCTGCACAAGATTTCAAAG CTTCTTCGTGGGGATACTGGACTCTTTTTAACTAATTTGCCAAAAGAAGAAGTGAAAAG AATATTTGATGAATATGAAGATTATGACTTTGCTAGAACTGGAACTGTTGCAACAGAAAAG GTGGAGCTTAATGAAGGTCCTCTTGATCAGTTCACACATGAAATGGAGCCTTTCTTGCGCAAGCAGGGGATGCCTGTTCGTTTGAATAAAG GAGTAGTAGAGCTCGTTTCAGACTTCGTTGTATGCGAAGAAGGAAAACAATTATCACCTGAGTCATCTCGAATACTG CGTCTCTTGGGAATCAAGATGGCTACGTTTAAACTCAACTTAATATGTCGGTGGAGTTCAGACGATTTTGAGATTTACAGAGAAGGTTTGGAAGATTCAGACATTGAATCCTCGTAG